ATGAGCAAAGATAGATTACGTTTTAGAATTGGATAAACATCGCTGTCAGCTAGACAAAGCGATTCGAGTTTGGTAACAGTGGTCGGCCTGAGGTTTTCCTGCGCAGTCCCCGCCAGTATTTCCTGCGTCTCGGCCAAGATGAATTTTTCTATGGCGTTTTCTGATTTTTCTGAAAGTTCCTTATTCAAAGGGCAAACCTTCTGACATATCATGCAACCCAGCAAGGCATTATGCCATTCAGGATTGAGCCAGGCGGGGAGGGGATTTTCACTTTCATTGAAATGGGTAAGGCACCTGTCCGCGTGTATCAGGAACCGGTCAGCAGGTATGCACCCGGTGGGGCATTTGTCCATACACAATTTGCATGTCTGGCACAGCTTCATGACTTTGGGTGCACCCCAGCCGTCATCTTTACATGGCATGTCGGAGTAGAATGCTGCCAGACGGAAAAAGCTTCCCATCCCGGGGATATAACATATGTTGTTCCGGCCATATCTGCCGAGTCCGCTGCGCGCTGCCAGTGTCTTGAAGGGCAGTCTGGCTCTAGCTACGTGATATCCCCTTGGCCGTAAAAAATCCGTTACCAGTTCGGTCTGTTTCTTCCAGATATCCAAATAGATGTAAGTCGGAGGGATTATCACGGCATGGCTTCCGAAGAAAACCCGGGTGGGAAGTTGAGGTGAAGCTACAATGACAATAGAGCGGGCTTCAGGCAGAGCGGCTTTATAGTCGAAGTCGAAGTACTTTGTCAGTTCGGGATAAAAATCGGTGCTGATCGAGCCTGAACGTTTCAGTTCAAGGAGAGCTGATTCTGCTTCTGCCAGACGAGAGATGGAGACGACCTGAGCTTTGCATCCATTTTTTGCCAGGGATTCGATAAGCTCAGAAATAGGCCTGGGCATACGCTAGTGCCTATGGCCAGGAGGTCTTGTACAAAAGGCAGGCCACCTGGTGCCCGCTGCCGGCGTTCTCAAGTAAAGGAACGACCCTGGAGCAGTCTTCGAATGCCTTGGGGCACCTGGGGTGAAATACGCAGCCGGAGGGCGGGTTGATAGGGCTCGGTACTTCACCTTTAAGCACGATAACAGAACGTTTGGCTTCCACTGCAGGATCGGGTATGGGCACAGCCGAGAGCAATGCCTGGGTATAAGGATGGAGGGGCGACTTGTAGATTTCATCCCGCGGCGCAAGTTCCATCATCTTCCCCAGATACATGACACCCACGCGGTCGCTGATGTGGCGTACCACCGAAAGGTCGTGCGAGATGAAGAGATAGGCGATGCCGAATTTGTCCTGAAGATCGTCGAGCAGGTTGATGATCTGTGCCTGAATGGAAACGTCAAGAGCGGAAAGCGGTTCGTCGCAGACGATGAACTCGGGCTGAAGGGCAAGCGCGCGGGCTACCCCCAGACGCTGCCTCTGCCCGCCGCTGAACTCATGCGGATAGCGGTCGGCCATATATGGCGCCAGCCCGACGATGTCCAGCAACTCGGCAATGCGCGCATCGAATTCTTTGCCTCGTACATCGCTATTTATCTGCAGAGGCTCGCCAATGATATCGGCCGCAGTAAAACGGGGGTTGAGTGAATCGTAGGGGTCTTGGAAAATGACCTGCAGCTTGCGGCGCAGGGGCCGCAACTGGTTTTCAGTAAGCTCACAGAGGTTTTTACCTTCAAATATTACCTCACCGGATGTGGCGCGGTACAATTGAAGGACACATTTGCCTACGGTGGTTTTGCCGCATCCGCTCTCACCCACCAACCCCAGTGTTTCTCCCCGATGGATAGCGAATGTCACGCCGTCAACCGCCCTGACTTCCGCTACCTTTTTCCGGAAAAAAAGACCGGATGTAATAGGGAAATATTTGGTCAGGTTATTTATTTCAATGATTACGTCTTCTGCCATGGCATCTCCCCGTTAGATGCTACCCAACATGCTGAAAAATGGCCTGGAGCAATTTCCACCAGCTCCGGTTTTTCTGTTATACATTTCGTTATATAGTACTGGCAACGAGGCTGGAAAGGACAACCCTCCGGCGGACACATCATATCGGGGGGCTGGCCTTCAATGGGAGCCAGGCGCGACTTGCGCGGCTCATCCAGTCTCGGAACAGATGCCAGCAGTCCGGAGGTATAGGGATGGAAGGGGTGATGATAGACTTCAAGAGCCACTCCGTGCTCGACAACCGTCCCGGCATACATGACATAGACTCTCTGAGCGTACCTGGCTACCACTCCCAGATTGTGGGTGATAAGGATGAGAGACATCCCCATCTCATCGGTAATGCCTCTTATAAGCTCAAGTAGTTGCGATTGAATAGTGACGTCCACGGCTGTAGTGGGTTCGTCCGCAATGACGAGCTGAGGCTTGCAGGAAATGGCCATGGCTATCATGACGCGCTGGCGCATGCCGCCACTGAAGTGGTGTGGATAGTCTTTGACCCTGCGTTCCGCCTGGGGGATGCCAACCAGGGCGAGCAGTTTGATAGCCTCTTTTAGGGCTTCTTCACGCTCAAGGTGACGATGAAGCTCGAGTTGCTCGGTCATCTGCCTGCCGATGGTGAGCACGGGGTTGAGCGAGCTCATCGGCTCTTGGAATATCATAGAGATGCGAGCACCGCGTATCTTACGTATTTCTTCCGTGGAGAGTTTGAGAAGGTCAGTTTCGTCCAACAATGCTTCGCCCGAAATGACCTTGCCAGGCGGTTGGGCAATGAGGCGCAAGATAGATAGTGCCGTCACAGTTTTGCCGCAGCCGCTTTCACCTACAAGCGCCACCGTCTCCCCCTTATTAACGGTAAAGGAGACCCCGTTGACGGCCTTGATTACGCCGTCTTGAGTATAAAAGCGGGTTACCAATTCGCGGACATCGAGCAGTGTTGACATACTTACCTTCTAGACCGGGGGTCAAGTGCGTCGCGCAGGCCATCGCCCAGGAAGGTAAAAGCTAACATGATAATGGCGATTGCCACTGCGGGCACTATTACCAGATATGGAGCGGAAAACATAACATTATAACCATCTCTTATCATGGCGCCCCAGCTCGGAGTCGGCGGTTTCACGCCTATTCCGATGTAACTTAAAGCTGCTTCAGCGAAAATGGCGCGCGGGACACCGAAAGTGATGGCTACGATAATCGGGCCGAGTGAATTGGGTAAAAGGTGCCGAAGGGTGATATAGCCGCTTTTACCACCCATAGCACGAGCTGCGGTGACAAAGTCCCTCTGTTTCAAAGATAGTACCTGGCCGCGCACGAGCCGGGACACATTCACCCAGGCAACCAGCCCGATAGCCAGGAATATGACGAAGATACCACCACCTAAATTAGCGAAGCTGGAACCGCGCAGAGCGGCGCTAAGGAGGATGATGAGCAGAATATCAGGAAACCCATACATAATATCCACGAAGCGCATCAGAAGATTATCCACCCTTCCGCCTATAGACCCCGCAAACGCGCCAACGGGGAGTCCTATTGCCAGCACGATTAACTGGGTAAAAATACCTACGGCGAGCGATGTCCGGGCCCCGTACAACATGCGGGCGAACACATCACGCCCGAGCTCGTCTGTCCCGAACCAATGGGTGGTACTTGGGGAAAGCATAATAGAATCAAGGTCCTGTTTGTCGAAATTATATTTCGTAATCAGAGGAGCGAAAATAGCTCCAAGGGCGAAAATAAGAATGATGATAGCTCCGGCTACAGCCAGTCGGTTTCGTCTGAGCCTTATCCAGGCATCAACCCACAGCGTACGGTGCGGACGCGGCTGGCATACTTCGGCGGTTTCCGATGAGACGGACGGTTTGATATCAGTCATATCGGATTCTCGGGTCTATCATTCCGTACAATATATCTACGACAAGATTGATAATAGCGATGGCAAAGGCGTAGAAAAGCACGGTGCCCATAATCAGGCCGTAATCGCGCTGAAAAACGCCCTGCACAAAGAGCCTGCCAATGCCCGGTATTGAAAACAGGCTTTCAATAATAAAGGAACCGGTGACCAGAGCCGCTAGTTCAGGGCCGGCGATAGTGACCACGGGTATCATGGCGTTGCGTAAAATGTGCCTGACCAATACGATTCTCTCAGCCAGACCCTTGGCACGGGCGGTACGGATATAGTCCTGGCGTGTAACATCTAACATGCTGGCGCGGCTGATACGAGCCATATAGGCTGCCGGTAGGGCCGCTAAGGCAAAAGCCGGCATCAGAACCTGTCGAACAGAACCCCATCCGCTCGTGGGGAACCAGTGGAGCATAAGTGAAAAGATAATCATCAGAAGGATACCCAGAACGAAGTTGGGGATGCTGGCAAAGATAGTGGCAAAAATTACCGCAAAATAGTCTATAAAAGAATTCTGTTTGAGGGCGGCGGCGATGCCCAATGGAATGCCGATTATTATTGACAGTAAAAAGGCTACTATACCAAGCGTAGCGGAGATAGGCAAGCCTCCCATGACAATGGAGGTGACCGAGCGGTCTTGATATATATAGGAGACGCCGAGGTCTCCCCTTAAAGAGTTGAATATGTAGTTTTTAAACTGGATTAGAAACGGCTGATCCAGTCCGTATTTTCTATTGAGATTTTCGATTACCTGGGGTGGGAGTGCCTTGTCTCGGTCCCAGGGTCCGCCGGGAACGAGGTGCATGAGACAGAAGGTGATAAAGGCCACTACAAAAAGAACCAGCACCATCCAAAGGAGCCGGCGGATAATATATTTGCCCATGAACCTGCCTATCTAAGCTGCAAGGGATTGGAATTCCAATCCCTTGCAGCAGATTCTAGCACAACTAACTAAGATTTGCCACTATTTACTATTTTTCTATAGTAACTTTGGTCCAGAACTGGTCGCCCATAATCTGGCCATCCATACCGGTGGGAGTGAGACCCTTGAGATACGGCTTGACCAGGATAAAGCGCTCGCGGTAGAACATGGTGACGATAGGAGCATCCGCCATGACCATCTTATGAGCGTCAGACCACATCTGCAGGCGCTTGGTATTGTCAAGCTCTTTACCCGCTTGCTTGGCCAGTGCATCGAAAGCCGGGTTGGAATAAGTGGTGTGGTTGTTGCCGGCGCCGGTTCCAAAGAGCTGAGGCAGCCAGTTGTCGGGGTCGGGGTAGTCCGCGCCCCAGCCAAACCACGCCCAGGTATGCTTATTGGCGTTGACCATTTGCGAGAAAGACTTTGACTCCATCGGTTCCAGGGTCAGGTCAATTCCCAGATTATCCTTGAGTTGGCCCTGCAGGAATTGCGCCATGGTCTTGTTGCTGGCAGTATCCGAGAACTGGAATTTAAGGGCGAGTTTGCTGGCATCAGCCAGTTTAAGCTCGGTGAGGGCTGTAGCCAGTAAGGCCTTGGCTTTGGTAACGTCGAAAGAATACTCCGTGCCAATGGTAGCATCATAACCAGGCATGCCAGGAGGGATCCATGACAGGGCTACTTTGCCCACGCCGCCGCGAACCTTGTCAACAAAGGAAGCGCGGTCAACGGCGGTAGAGAGCGCCTTGCGCAGTGTCAGGTTATCGTACGGAGCAGTGTGTACATTGAATTGGAAAGCGAAGGTTACCAGGTCAGCGTTGCGCACGATCTGGGGGCTGAGCGAGGGGTCTGCCATGGTGGTTTTTTCGGTACCAACGGGAACACCGCTCATATCGAGCTCGCCGGCCTTATAAGCCGCGAGCGCGGCGTTGGCGTCAGTAATCATCTTGTAGGTTATCTTGGTGAGCTTGGGCTTGGTGCCCCAGTATTTAGCATTCGGTTCGAAGGTGATATGGTCCTGATGTACCCATTCTGTCATGACGAACGGGCCGTTGCCGATATATTTGCCGGCCTCGGTCCATTTTTCGCCGTTAGCGGTGATGATATCTTCGCGCACCGGGTAAACCGGCCACAAAGACATAATCTGGAGGAATACAGGATAGGGATCCTCAAGAGTAACCTGAAGAGTGTAGTCTCCGGTAGCTTTTACGCCAACGGCAGCCTTTAATGCGGCTTTCTCTGCGGCTGTCTTGCTGCCGGCGCCATTGTAGGCTTCAGCGCCTGCAATTGGATAGTAGAACGATGCATACTCGGTTGCCAGGTCCGGATCCAGCATACGCACGATGCTATAGGCAAAATCCTTTGCCATTACCTTGGTGCCATCGCTCCAGGTGACGTTGGTCTTCAAATTGAATGTGTAGGTTTTGCCATCAGATGAAATACCTTTGTTAGCCACAGACGGCATTTCCTTGGCAACCACGGGGATTACGGCCAAATTTTTGTCAAAACCCAGCAACCCCTCGAAGACCTGACCTATGACAGAACGCTCTGCAGCCCAAGAAGCCCTGTTGGGGTCAATCTGGGCTGGCTCGCCTGAAAGGTTTACAGTCAGTACCTGCGACCCAGCGGGTTGTCCCTGGGTGCAACTGGTGGAGAAAATACTAAGCGGAACAGAGCTACCGGCGGCAGCCAGAAGGCCCAGAGCCCCGGCGGTCTTCAGGAAATCTCTTCTCGAAACAGTTAAATTATCATTTTTTTTAACCATGCTTATTCTCCTTTTTTATTAGCCATTGCCTAACTACGGACGATGTCCCATTTACAGGTTTGTTGGCTTTCTATCCTCCTTCTTAATATTTTTGGTGGTAAATAAACCGTTTAGGAGCGGTTAATTCACCCTCCCGTTTGAGACAAAATTATGCTACTCGTAATGGTCATTGTCAATAGGAATTGGTGGAAAACATGGTAAATATTTACCGTTTATTGGGAAATGAGGATTTAACTTGATACCTTTGTCTTGACTTCTTAAGGTATGTTTTCAATTTGGAGAAGCCAATTTATGGGTGTTACGTACTCCTCCCGCATAGATAAGGCTAAAACGGAAGAAATAATCATACTATTTGAGCATTATGAGCGTTGTTCCAAGAAAAACATTTGCTGATAAGTGCTCCGTTAAGCTAAAATATGCATTATTGTTTCTGGCAGAGTCCAGACGCGGGAGCAGTTTGAATGGCAACACTCATCACGGATACCACCCTCAGGGATGCCCATCAATCTTTAATAGCTACCCGCATGCGGACCCGCGACATGCTGGATATCCTCGGCGAACTCGACCAGGTGGGTTTTTTTTCGCTCGAGGTCTGGGGCGGCGCAACTTTTGACAGCTGCATACGTTTCCTCAACGAAGACCCCTGGGAGCGCCTCAAGGCCATAAGACAGAAGGTTAAGAATACGCGCCTGCAGATGTTGCTGCGCGGCCAGAACCTGGTCGGGTACCGCCACTATGCCGACGATGTCGTGCGCGAGTTCGTGCGACTTTCCGTTAAAAACGGCATAGATGTCTTCCGCATTTTTGACGCTTTAAATGACATTCGCAACATGGAAGCCTCCATCAAGGCTATTAAAGAATTCGGGGGACACATACAGGGCGTGATATGCTACACCACCAGCCCGGTGCACACCCTGGAACGTTTTGCCGAAATGGCGGTTGAACTTGAGAATCGCGGCTGCGATTCCCTGTGCATCAAGGACATGGCCGGGCTCATTTCGCCTCATGCTGCGGTGGAACTCGTCGGAACCATCAAGCAAAGGGTAAGCATACCGATCGATCTGCATTCGCACTGCACCAGCGGCATGGCGCCCATCAGTTACTATGCCGCCGCGGCGGCAGGGGCAAATATACTGGACACGGCTTTCTCGGCTTTCGGCTGGGGAACTTCTCAACCCCCAACTGAAAGCATTGTGGCCGCCCTGCAGGGCACCCCGTACGATACGGGACTAGACCTGGCCAAGCTCAACGAAATAAATGAGTATTTTCTCAATCTCACCAATAAGTACAGGCTGTTGTTTACCGCGGAAGCCACCCGTCCAAACGCCGCGGTACTATTGCATCAGATACCGGGCGGCATGATATCCAACCTGGTGAGCCAGCTCAGGGAGCAAAAGGCGCTCGACAGGCTGCAGGACGTCTATGCCGAGATTCCCCGCGTGCGCGCCGACCTGGGTTATCCGCCGCTGGTCACGCCTACCAGCCAGGTAGTAGGGACTCAGGCTGTGCTTAACGTGCTCTCTGGCCAGCGCTACAAGCAGGTGACGCGCGAGACCAAGAACTATCTTCTGGGTCAGTATGGTGCGGCTGCCGGTGAAGTGAACGAAGATGTCAGGCGCGCTGTCATCGGAGATGAAAAACCCATCACCGTGCGCCCGGCCGACCTGCTGCCGCCCGAAATGAGTAAGGCTCGGGACGAATCTCAAAAGCTGGGCATAATGCATAAAGAAGAAGACGTCGTTACCTATGCCCTGTATCCCGAAGTAGCGACCAAATTCCTGCGCGGCGAGTTAAAAGAAGAAGCGCTGTCACAGCCTCAAGCCCAAGCGGCAGGCGCTCAAGCTACGCCTGCGGTTGCGGGGGCTTTCCCCACCGAGTTCAGCGTGGACGTGGACGGCGAGATTTTCAGCGTCAAGGTGTCGCCGGTGAGCGGCAAGGTGGTTGAAGCATCCAAACCGAAAAAAGCCAGAGCCGACCAGAAAGGCGCCGTGCTGGCTCCCATGAACGGCATGATTCTTTCCATCCGCGCCAAAGTAGGGACCAAAGTAGCCCAGGGCGAAGTGGTGGCCACCATCGAAGCGATGAAGATGGCCAGCGAGATATGTTCCCCGCATGCCGGCACCGTCAGCGAGGTATACGCTTACGAGGGCGAGCTGGTGAATGCCAAAGATGTCATTATGGTCGTAGAAGCAAGTGATAAATAAAATTCTGGTAGCCAACCGCGGCGAAATCGCCATCCGCATCATGCGCGCCTGCCGCGAGCTGGGCATCAAGTCCGTGGCGGTCTATTCCGAGGCGGACAAAAACGCCCTTTTCGCCAAGTACGCCGACGAAGCCTACCACATCGGCCCGGCGCAGGCCTCGGAAAGCTACCTGAACATCAACAAGATTATCGAAGCGGCATTACTCTCAGGCGCGCAGGCCATCCACCCCGGATACGGATTCCTCTCGGAAAATCCCAGCTTTGGCTATGCCTGCGAACAGGCGGGCATCAAGTTCGTGGGGCCGTCGAGCAAGGTGCTGGCGCTTATGGGCAACAAGATTGCCGCCAGGGTGGAGATGAAGAAAGCCGGCGTCCCGGTCGTGCCCGGCTGCGAGGAACTGGTCACCACCCTGCCGCAGGCCAAAGCTATCGCTACCAGGGTGGGCTATCCGGTTATCGTCAAACCCTGCGGGGGCGGAGGCGGCATCGGCATGAAGGTGGCCTCCTGCGAGGCCGACCTGGAAGCGGCCATCGCCGGTTCACAGCAGATGGCGGGCAAGGCTTTCGGCGTGCCCGATGTCTATATCGAAAAATTCATCAGCCAGCCGCGCCATATCGAGTTCCAAATCATGGGCGACAGCCAGGGCAACGTGGTCTATCTCGGGGAGCGTGAATGCTCCATACAGCGCCGTTACCAGAAGCTCATCGAGGAAAGCCCGTCTCCGGCCATCACGCCGGAGCTGCGGCGCAAGATGGGCGACATAGCCGTAAAAGCCGGCAAGTGGGTGGGCTACGAGAGCGCCGGCACCGTGGAATTCATCTTCTCCGGCGGCGAGTTTTACTTCATGGAGGCCAACACGCGCGTGCAGGTGGAGCACCCGGTGACCGAGATGGTGACCGGCATCGACATCGTCAAGGAGCAGATACGCATCGCTCAGGGGCATTCACTCTCATTCAAGCAAGAGGACATCAGGCTCAACGGCTGGGCTATAGAATGCCGCATCAACGCGGAAGACCCGCTGTCAGATTTCGCACCATCCACCGGCAAGCTGCGCGGCTACCGCTCGCCCGGCGGCGTCGGCGTCAGGGTGGACTCCGGTGTGCACACGCGTTACACCATCCCGTATATGTATGACCCCATGATATCCAAGCTTATCGTCTGGGGCAGGGACCGCCCGGAAGCCATCGCGCGCATGAAACGCGCCCTCTACGAGTACATCATCGTGGGCGTTAAGACCAACATACCCTTCCACAAGGCCGTCATGGCCAACCCGCGCTTCGTGTCCGGAGATTTCGGCACGCACTTCATAGACCGCGAGACGACGCTCCTGGAAGATATGAAGCGCATCATGGAGCAGGAAAAGCCCCTCGAAGAGAAGCTCTCCGAGATATTCGACGATACCAGGCGCATCGCCGCCATCGCCGCGGTGACGGCCATCACCCACAACAACTTGCCCGAGGCCACCTCGAAAGAGGAATAGAGACCTCCTCATTTTCTCGTAACCTAATCGTTTTTGTTTTGAGGGCGGTGTTTTTTTCGGGAAACGACTCCAACTAGTTTAGCCATGAGCCAGGCATGACAGTCGTGTCTCGGAAACGATGATTTGTTTCTTATTTAGCCTTGAACCGTTTTGACAACCTCACGCGTGAAATATTCGAAGT
This DNA window, taken from Dehalococcoidia bacterium, encodes the following:
- a CDS encoding epoxyqueuosine reductase — encoded protein: MPRPISELIESLAKNGCKAQVVSISRLAEAESALLELKRSGSISTDFYPELTKYFDFDYKAALPEARSIVIVASPQLPTRVFFGSHAVIIPPTYIYLDIWKKQTELVTDFLRPRGYHVARARLPFKTLAARSGLGRYGRNNICYIPGMGSFFRLAAFYSDMPCKDDGWGAPKVMKLCQTCKLCMDKCPTGCIPADRFLIHADRCLTHFNESENPLPAWLNPEWHNALLGCMICQKVCPLNKELSEKSENAIEKFILAETQEILAGTAQENLRPTTVTKLESLCLADSDVYPILKRNLSLLMPE
- a CDS encoding ATP-binding cassette domain-containing protein; this encodes MAEDVIIEINNLTKYFPITSGLFFRKKVAEVRAVDGVTFAIHRGETLGLVGESGCGKTTVGKCVLQLYRATSGEVIFEGKNLCELTENQLRPLRRKLQVIFQDPYDSLNPRFTAADIIGEPLQINSDVRGKEFDARIAELLDIVGLAPYMADRYPHEFSGGQRQRLGVARALALQPEFIVCDEPLSALDVSIQAQIINLLDDLQDKFGIAYLFISHDLSVVRHISDRVGVMYLGKMMELAPRDEIYKSPLHPYTQALLSAVPIPDPAVEAKRSVIVLKGEVPSPINPPSGCVFHPRCPKAFEDCSRVVPLLENAGSGHQVACLLYKTSWP
- a CDS encoding ABC transporter ATP-binding protein, whose translation is MSTLLDVRELVTRFYTQDGVIKAVNGVSFTVNKGETVALVGESGCGKTVTALSILRLIAQPPGKVISGEALLDETDLLKLSTEEIRKIRGARISMIFQEPMSSLNPVLTIGRQMTEQLELHRHLEREEALKEAIKLLALVGIPQAERRVKDYPHHFSGGMRQRVMIAMAISCKPQLVIADEPTTAVDVTIQSQLLELIRGITDEMGMSLILITHNLGVVARYAQRVYVMYAGTVVEHGVALEVYHHPFHPYTSGLLASVPRLDEPRKSRLAPIEGQPPDMMCPPEGCPFQPRCQYYITKCITEKPELVEIAPGHFSACWVASNGEMPWQKT
- a CDS encoding ABC transporter permease, encoding MTDIKPSVSSETAEVCQPRPHRTLWVDAWIRLRRNRLAVAGAIIILIFALGAIFAPLITKYNFDKQDLDSIMLSPSTTHWFGTDELGRDVFARMLYGARTSLAVGIFTQLIVLAIGLPVGAFAGSIGGRVDNLLMRFVDIMYGFPDILLIILLSAALRGSSFANLGGGIFVIFLAIGLVAWVNVSRLVRGQVLSLKQRDFVTAARAMGGKSGYITLRHLLPNSLGPIIVAITFGVPRAIFAEAALSYIGIGVKPPTPSWGAMIRDGYNVMFSAPYLVIVPAVAIAIIMLAFTFLGDGLRDALDPRSRR
- a CDS encoding ABC transporter permease, which gives rise to MGKYIIRRLLWMVLVLFVVAFITFCLMHLVPGGPWDRDKALPPQVIENLNRKYGLDQPFLIQFKNYIFNSLRGDLGVSYIYQDRSVTSIVMGGLPISATLGIVAFLLSIIIGIPLGIAAALKQNSFIDYFAVIFATIFASIPNFVLGILLMIIFSLMLHWFPTSGWGSVRQVLMPAFALAALPAAYMARISRASMLDVTRQDYIRTARAKGLAERIVLVRHILRNAMIPVVTIAGPELAALVTGSFIIESLFSIPGIGRLFVQGVFQRDYGLIMGTVLFYAFAIAIINLVVDILYGMIDPRIRYD
- a CDS encoding peptide ABC transporter substrate-binding protein, with protein sequence MVKKNDNLTVSRRDFLKTAGALGLLAAAGSSVPLSIFSTSCTQGQPAGSQVLTVNLSGEPAQIDPNRASWAAERSVIGQVFEGLLGFDKNLAVIPVVAKEMPSVANKGISSDGKTYTFNLKTNVTWSDGTKVMAKDFAYSIVRMLDPDLATEYASFYYPIAGAEAYNGAGSKTAAEKAALKAAVGVKATGDYTLQVTLEDPYPVFLQIMSLWPVYPVREDIITANGEKWTEAGKYIGNGPFVMTEWVHQDHITFEPNAKYWGTKPKLTKITYKMITDANAALAAYKAGELDMSGVPVGTEKTTMADPSLSPQIVRNADLVTFAFQFNVHTAPYDNLTLRKALSTAVDRASFVDKVRGGVGKVALSWIPPGMPGYDATIGTEYSFDVTKAKALLATALTELKLADASKLALKFQFSDTASNKTMAQFLQGQLKDNLGIDLTLEPMESKSFSQMVNANKHTWAWFGWGADYPDPDNWLPQLFGTGAGNNHTTYSNPAFDALAKQAGKELDNTKRLQMWSDAHKMVMADAPIVTMFYRERFILVKPYLKGLTPTGMDGQIMGDQFWTKVTIEK
- the oadA gene encoding oxaloacetate decarboxylase subunit alpha, with the translated sequence MATLITDTTLRDAHQSLIATRMRTRDMLDILGELDQVGFFSLEVWGGATFDSCIRFLNEDPWERLKAIRQKVKNTRLQMLLRGQNLVGYRHYADDVVREFVRLSVKNGIDVFRIFDALNDIRNMEASIKAIKEFGGHIQGVICYTTSPVHTLERFAEMAVELENRGCDSLCIKDMAGLISPHAAVELVGTIKQRVSIPIDLHSHCTSGMAPISYYAAAAAGANILDTAFSAFGWGTSQPPTESIVAALQGTPYDTGLDLAKLNEINEYFLNLTNKYRLLFTAEATRPNAAVLLHQIPGGMISNLVSQLREQKALDRLQDVYAEIPRVRADLGYPPLVTPTSQVVGTQAVLNVLSGQRYKQVTRETKNYLLGQYGAAAGEVNEDVRRAVIGDEKPITVRPADLLPPEMSKARDESQKLGIMHKEEDVVTYALYPEVATKFLRGELKEEALSQPQAQAAGAQATPAVAGAFPTEFSVDVDGEIFSVKVSPVSGKVVEASKPKKARADQKGAVLAPMNGMILSIRAKVGTKVAQGEVVATIEAMKMASEICSPHAGTVSEVYAYEGELVNAKDVIMVVEASDK
- a CDS encoding acetyl-CoA carboxylase biotin carboxylase subunit, translated to MINKILVANRGEIAIRIMRACRELGIKSVAVYSEADKNALFAKYADEAYHIGPAQASESYLNINKIIEAALLSGAQAIHPGYGFLSENPSFGYACEQAGIKFVGPSSKVLALMGNKIAARVEMKKAGVPVVPGCEELVTTLPQAKAIATRVGYPVIVKPCGGGGGIGMKVASCEADLEAAIAGSQQMAGKAFGVPDVYIEKFISQPRHIEFQIMGDSQGNVVYLGERECSIQRRYQKLIEESPSPAITPELRRKMGDIAVKAGKWVGYESAGTVEFIFSGGEFYFMEANTRVQVEHPVTEMVTGIDIVKEQIRIAQGHSLSFKQEDIRLNGWAIECRINAEDPLSDFAPSTGKLRGYRSPGGVGVRVDSGVHTRYTIPYMYDPMISKLIVWGRDRPEAIARMKRALYEYIIVGVKTNIPFHKAVMANPRFVSGDFGTHFIDRETTLLEDMKRIMEQEKPLEEKLSEIFDDTRRIAAIAAVTAITHNNLPEATSKEE